Proteins encoded in a region of the Agromyces protaetiae genome:
- a CDS encoding DHA2 family efflux MFS transporter permease subunit yields MTERAVSDLDAPGGAEPLEASPTRSEAAGRDDSTTRPNTRVIWLLLASTFVVFLNETIMGVAVPHLVDDLGITVTAAQWLTTAFLLTMAVVIPITGFLLQRFPTRPIFITAMTLFSAGTLLAALAPGFEVLLAARVVQASGTAIMMPLLMTTLMTVVPAAERGRFMGRVSIVMSVAPAIGPTISGLILSLASWRFMFWLVLPIAVTMLIIGIRKVETVNEPRRLPIDLFSVVLSAFGFGGLVYGLSQLGGEGGGHGSAAADAAATPTAVIWIAFGVGVAGIAAFIWRQIALQRHDRALLDLRTFRSRNFSISVALMIVLMASLFGTIIVLPYYLQRVLLLDPLETGLLLLPGGLLMGLLGPVVGRLYDRFGPTPLLVPASIVLSGALWSFTMLGETTPVWLVLLMHLAMSAALAFMFTPLFTSALGSVQPRFYSHGSAIIGTVQQVAGATGTALFIAVMAGSQTAAAAAGAAEIAAQAQGIRAAFLVGAIVSLGAIVGALFIRRPADLPEGAPTPH; encoded by the coding sequence GTGACCGAACGCGCCGTTTCCGATCTCGACGCGCCGGGCGGCGCTGAGCCGCTCGAAGCGTCTCCGACGCGCAGCGAGGCCGCTGGGCGCGACGACTCGACGACGCGCCCCAACACCCGCGTCATCTGGCTGCTGCTCGCCTCGACCTTCGTGGTCTTCCTGAACGAGACCATCATGGGCGTCGCCGTGCCCCACCTGGTCGACGACCTCGGCATCACGGTCACGGCCGCGCAGTGGCTCACCACGGCGTTCCTGCTCACGATGGCGGTCGTGATCCCGATCACGGGGTTCCTGCTGCAACGGTTCCCGACCAGGCCGATCTTCATCACCGCGATGACCCTGTTCTCGGCGGGAACCCTGCTGGCGGCGCTGGCGCCGGGGTTCGAAGTGCTGCTCGCCGCACGCGTCGTGCAGGCCAGTGGCACGGCGATCATGATGCCGCTGCTCATGACGACGCTGATGACCGTCGTGCCCGCGGCAGAGCGCGGGCGCTTCATGGGCCGGGTGTCGATCGTCATGTCGGTGGCCCCCGCCATCGGCCCCACGATCTCGGGCCTCATCCTGAGTCTCGCCTCGTGGCGGTTCATGTTCTGGCTCGTGCTGCCGATCGCCGTCACGATGCTCATCATCGGCATCCGCAAGGTCGAGACCGTGAACGAGCCGCGGCGCCTGCCGATCGACCTGTTCTCCGTCGTGCTCTCGGCGTTCGGCTTCGGCGGGCTCGTGTACGGGCTCAGCCAGCTCGGCGGCGAAGGCGGCGGACACGGGTCCGCGGCGGCCGACGCCGCGGCCACGCCGACGGCCGTCATCTGGATCGCGTTCGGGGTCGGCGTCGCCGGTATCGCCGCGTTCATCTGGCGGCAGATCGCACTGCAGCGCCACGACCGTGCCCTGCTCGATCTGCGGACGTTCCGGTCGCGCAACTTCAGCATCTCCGTCGCGCTCATGATCGTGCTCATGGCGTCGCTGTTCGGCACCATCATCGTGCTGCCGTACTACCTCCAGCGCGTGCTGCTGCTCGACCCGCTGGAGACCGGGCTGCTGCTGCTCCCGGGTGGGCTGCTCATGGGGCTGCTCGGTCCCGTCGTCGGCCGGCTGTACGACCGGTTCGGACCGACTCCGCTGCTCGTGCCCGCGAGCATCGTGCTGAGCGGCGCCCTGTGGTCGTTCACGATGCTGGGCGAGACGACGCCGGTGTGGCTCGTGCTGCTGATGCATCTCGCGATGTCGGCGGCGCTCGCATTCATGTTCACGCCGCTGTTCACGTCGGCCCTCGGGTCGGTGCAGCCGCGCTTCTACTCGCACGGCTCGGCGATCATCGGCACCGTGCAGCAGGTCGCCGGCGCGACCGGCACCGCCCTGTTCATCGCGGTCATGGCCGGCAGCCAGACCGCGGCCGCCGCGGCCGGAGCGGCTGAGATCGCCGCGCAGGCGCAGGGCATCCGCGCGGCGTTCCTCGTCGGCGCGATCGTCTCGCTCGGCGCGATCGTCGGCGCGCTCTTCATCCGGAGGCCGGCCGACCTGCCCGAGGGTGCGCCCACCCCACACTGA
- a CDS encoding cysteine desulfurase family protein codes for MIFLDHAATSPVRREALEAMWPYLTGAFGNPSSRHRLGDEAARALAWARETVATVTGARPGDVVFTSGGTEADNLAIKGIALATPRGRHIVISPVEHEAVLETASYLERLHGFEISFAAVGDTGLVTADELARVLRDDTTLVSVQLANNEVGTVQPIAELAELAHEVGARMHTDAVQAAGWLPLGLDELGVDALSLAGHKVGAPKGTGALVARGRVPLEPVLHGGGQERGRRSGTENVAGAVAFATALQLAEAERAEASERVGALGRELVAHVLREVPGARLTGDPQSRLPGTASFVFPGAAGEPVLLELERDGVLSSSGSACAVGRDEPSHVLTAMGVPADLAQTAVRFTLGRETTDDEIRMAADAVVRAVSAVRGIVAV; via the coding sequence GTGATCTTCCTCGATCACGCCGCGACCTCGCCCGTGCGCCGCGAGGCGCTCGAGGCGATGTGGCCCTACCTCACCGGCGCGTTCGGCAACCCGTCGAGCCGGCACCGGCTGGGCGACGAGGCCGCCCGCGCCCTGGCCTGGGCCCGGGAGACCGTCGCGACGGTGACCGGGGCGAGACCCGGGGACGTCGTGTTCACCAGCGGCGGCACCGAGGCCGACAACCTCGCAATCAAGGGCATCGCGCTCGCGACGCCTCGCGGCCGGCACATCGTGATCTCGCCCGTGGAGCACGAGGCGGTGCTCGAGACGGCGTCGTACCTCGAGCGGCTGCACGGGTTCGAGATCTCGTTCGCGGCGGTGGGCGACACCGGGCTCGTGACAGCCGACGAGCTGGCCCGGGTGCTGCGGGACGACACGACACTGGTGTCGGTGCAGCTCGCGAACAACGAGGTCGGCACGGTGCAGCCGATCGCCGAGCTCGCGGAGCTCGCGCACGAGGTCGGCGCACGCATGCACACCGATGCCGTGCAGGCCGCAGGCTGGCTGCCGCTCGGGCTCGACGAGCTCGGCGTCGACGCGCTCTCGCTCGCCGGCCACAAGGTCGGGGCACCGAAGGGCACCGGGGCGCTCGTCGCGCGCGGTCGCGTGCCGCTCGAGCCGGTGCTGCACGGCGGCGGGCAGGAGCGCGGGCGGCGCTCGGGCACCGAGAACGTCGCGGGTGCCGTCGCGTTCGCGACGGCACTGCAACTCGCCGAGGCCGAACGAGCCGAGGCGTCGGAGCGGGTCGGCGCGCTCGGGCGTGAGCTCGTGGCCCACGTGCTCCGCGAGGTGCCGGGCGCCCGGCTCACCGGCGATCCGCAGTCTCGTCTGCCCGGGACCGCGTCGTTCGTCTTCCCCGGGGCGGCCGGTGAGCCGGTGCTGCTCGAGCTCGAACGTGACGGCGTGCTGAGCTCGAGCGGATCCGCGTGCGCGGTGGGACGTGACGAGCCGTCGCACGTGCTCACCGCGATGGGTGTGCCGGCCGACCTCGCGCAGACCGCCGTGCGGTTCACGCTAGGCCGTGAGACGACCGACGACGAGATCCGCATGGCCGCGGACGCAGTGGTCCGGGCCGTGTCGGCCGTCCGCGGTATCGTGGCGGTATGA
- the nadC gene encoding carboxylating nicotinate-nucleotide diphosphorylase has protein sequence MTDRREIDRIVGAALDEDAPWGDLTGETLIPAEATATADLVAREPGVLSGVDVFAAAFRLVDDRIEVRPAAADGDRFEAGAALARVAGPARGILRAERVALNLVQRMSGIATLTARYVAAVDGTRARVVDTRKTTPGLRSLERQAVRDGGGRNHRRSLSDAVMAKDNHLAVLTAGGTDLATALRDARDRLPHTVHLEVEVDRLDQLDAVLAGGADTIMLDNFTLDELRDGVARIGGRAVVEASGGVSLETVAAIAATGVDVISVGALTHSVRSLDLGLDVVIEGGGAGGGTP, from the coding sequence ATGACCGACCGCCGCGAGATCGACCGGATCGTCGGAGCCGCGCTCGACGAGGACGCGCCGTGGGGCGACCTCACGGGCGAGACCCTCATTCCGGCCGAGGCGACCGCCACCGCCGACCTGGTCGCACGGGAACCCGGCGTGCTCTCGGGCGTGGACGTGTTCGCCGCCGCGTTCCGGCTCGTGGACGACCGCATCGAGGTGCGACCGGCCGCCGCCGACGGCGATCGGTTCGAGGCGGGCGCGGCGCTCGCGCGCGTGGCGGGTCCGGCGCGAGGCATCCTGCGCGCCGAGCGCGTCGCGCTGAACCTCGTACAGCGTATGTCGGGCATCGCGACGCTGACCGCACGATACGTCGCCGCGGTCGACGGCACGAGGGCGCGGGTCGTGGACACCCGAAAGACCACGCCGGGCCTGCGCAGCCTCGAGCGCCAGGCGGTGCGCGACGGAGGCGGCCGCAATCACCGCCGATCGCTGTCGGATGCGGTCATGGCGAAGGACAACCACCTCGCCGTGCTGACCGCCGGCGGCACCGACCTGGCCACCGCGCTCCGCGACGCCCGCGACCGGTTGCCGCACACCGTGCACCTCGAGGTCGAGGTCGACCGGCTCGATCAGCTCGACGCGGTGCTCGCCGGCGGTGCCGACACGATCATGCTCGACAACTTCACGCTCGATGAACTCCGCGACGGCGTCGCCCGCATCGGCGGCCGTGCCGTCGTCGAGGCATCGGGAGGAGTCTCCCTCGAGACGGTGGCCGCGATCGCAGCGACCGGCGTCGACGTGATCTCGGTCGGCGCGCTCACCCACTCGGTGCGCTCGCTCGATCTCGGGCTCGACGTCGTGATCGAGGGCGGGGGCGCGGGCGGAGGCACACCGTGA
- the nadB gene encoding L-aspartate oxidase: protein MSRVLVIGGGIAGLWTAVKAADAGHEVEVVTKTALGEGSTRHAQGGIAAALFPDDSADRHAADTLEAGAGLADPEAVRVLCAEGPARVRDLIRFGVAFDGGESGLARGLEAAHSRARILHAGGDATGAAIEHALVATVRRRAVRITEDAMLVDLIVERDDADEPAHDIDPEGRQEHGVSGVRVVGAIVLEASGERVERRADTVVLATGGSGCLYRHTTNPAVATGDGVAAAWRAGAVVADLEFTQFHPTALAAPGTPLISEAVRGEGAVLRDARGERFMLEIDPRGDLAPRDVVARAVWRRMREQGGAPVLLDATALDATPPDATALDATALDATARDARGSGTGRLARRFPGIDRVLRDAGFDWSREPVPVTPAAHYAMGGIATDLDARTSLPGLLAVGECARTGVHGANRLASNSLLEAAVFADRAARSLDGARSASRVVGTTPRHAAPGTPSPGVSFDSADDSRPDGLPPFSRAALQELMWSRVGVERDETGLAEASALLDAWHAAEPVDRASAEDRNLLDLARLTVAAARARRVSVGAHSRADAPHAVESPTSNVNPELEAA from the coding sequence ATGTCCCGGGTGCTGGTGATCGGCGGCGGCATCGCCGGGCTGTGGACGGCGGTGAAGGCGGCCGACGCCGGGCACGAGGTCGAGGTCGTCACCAAGACCGCGCTCGGCGAGGGCAGCACCCGCCACGCGCAAGGTGGCATCGCCGCGGCACTCTTCCCCGACGACTCGGCCGACCGGCACGCCGCGGACACACTCGAGGCGGGCGCCGGCCTCGCCGATCCCGAAGCCGTGCGGGTGCTGTGCGCCGAGGGGCCGGCCCGCGTGCGGGACCTCATTCGATTCGGCGTCGCGTTCGACGGCGGTGAGTCCGGGCTCGCGCGCGGCCTCGAGGCAGCGCATTCCCGAGCGCGCATCCTGCATGCGGGCGGCGATGCCACGGGTGCCGCGATCGAGCACGCACTCGTGGCGACCGTGCGGCGCCGCGCCGTGCGCATCACGGAAGACGCCATGCTCGTCGACCTCATCGTCGAGCGCGACGACGCCGACGAGCCGGCCCACGACATCGACCCCGAAGGTCGGCAGGAGCACGGAGTTTCGGGGGTCCGGGTGGTCGGGGCCATCGTGCTCGAGGCGTCAGGCGAGCGGGTGGAGCGGCGCGCGGACACGGTCGTGCTCGCGACCGGCGGCAGCGGATGCCTCTACCGGCATACGACGAACCCGGCCGTGGCGACGGGCGACGGCGTCGCGGCTGCGTGGCGCGCGGGAGCGGTCGTCGCCGATCTCGAGTTCACGCAGTTCCATCCCACGGCGCTCGCGGCGCCGGGCACGCCGCTCATCTCCGAGGCCGTGCGCGGCGAAGGGGCCGTCCTGCGCGATGCGCGCGGCGAGCGATTCATGCTCGAGATCGATCCGCGCGGCGATCTCGCACCCCGCGACGTGGTGGCGCGTGCCGTCTGGCGGCGCATGCGCGAGCAGGGCGGCGCGCCCGTGCTCTTGGACGCCACCGCGCTGGATGCCACGCCCCCGGATGCCACGGCCTTGGACGCCACGGCCTTGGACGCCACCGCGCGGGACGCGCGCGGCTCGGGCACGGGGCGACTCGCGCGGCGATTCCCGGGCATCGACCGGGTGCTGCGCGACGCGGGGTTCGACTGGTCGCGTGAGCCCGTGCCCGTCACCCCCGCGGCGCACTACGCCATGGGCGGCATAGCGACCGACCTCGACGCGCGCACGAGCCTTCCCGGCCTGCTGGCCGTCGGCGAGTGCGCGCGCACGGGCGTGCACGGCGCGAACCGGCTCGCGTCGAACTCGTTGCTCGAGGCTGCGGTGTTCGCCGATCGGGCGGCGCGTTCGCTCGACGGCGCTCGGTCGGCGTCGCGAGTCGTCGGGACGACGCCCCGCCACGCCGCGCCCGGAACCCCGTCGCCCGGCGTGTCGTTCGATAGTGCCGACGACTCGCGACCCGACGGACTCCCGCCGTTCAGCCGCGCCGCGCTGCAGGAGCTTATGTGGAGCCGGGTCGGCGTCGAGCGCGACGAGACCGGACTGGCCGAGGCATCCGCGCTGCTCGACGCCTGGCACGCGGCCGAGCCGGTCGACCGCGCGAGCGCGGAAGACCGCAACCTGCTCGACCTCGCACGCCTCACGGTCGCGGCCGCGCGCGCCCGGCGCGTGAGCGTCGGCGCGCACTCTCGCGCGGACGCCCCGCACGCGGTCGAATCGCCCACGTCGAACGTGAACCCCGAACTGGAGGCCGCCTGA
- the nadA gene encoding quinolinate synthase NadA, translating into MTIAPPPARDPRLVASVDRTIRLISTGASKGDTCAPELADGPWEFDSGPSGYGPGASQGDVIPTGAPRQGALPEEYRRAGNDELHARIRAAKATLGDRAVVLGHFYQRDEVVQHADFVGDSFQLANAALTRPDAEAIVFCGVHFMAETADLLSRPEQAVILPNLAAGCSMADMADESSVEECWEQLTEVYGDLDTPGADGRLPIIPVTYMNSSAALKGFVGRHGGIVCTSSNARTVLEWAFERGERVLFFPDQHLGRNTAKAMGVPLEQMPMWNPRRPLGGNTTEALADARVVLWHGFCSVHRRFTVDQIAQARAEHPGVRVIVHPECPAPVVDAADASGSTDFIVKAIAAAPPGTTFAIGTEINLVQRLAAEHPEHTIFCLDPVVCPCSTMYRIHPGYLAWVLEELVAGRTVNRITVPADVADPARLALERMLAAKPPVVNTAAAKPPVVNTAAAEPPAAVPGA; encoded by the coding sequence ATGACCATCGCGCCGCCCCCGGCCAGGGACCCGAGGCTCGTCGCCTCCGTCGACCGGACCATCCGCCTCATCTCGACCGGGGCGTCGAAGGGCGACACGTGCGCGCCCGAGCTCGCCGACGGCCCCTGGGAGTTCGACAGCGGGCCGTCCGGCTACGGGCCCGGCGCGTCCCAGGGCGATGTCATCCCGACCGGCGCACCACGTCAGGGCGCACTGCCCGAGGAGTACCGGCGGGCCGGCAACGACGAGCTGCACGCCCGCATCCGCGCCGCCAAGGCCACGCTCGGCGACCGGGCCGTCGTGCTCGGGCACTTCTACCAGCGCGACGAGGTCGTCCAGCACGCCGACTTCGTCGGCGACTCGTTCCAGCTCGCGAACGCCGCGCTCACCCGGCCCGACGCCGAGGCCATCGTGTTCTGCGGCGTGCACTTCATGGCCGAGACCGCCGACCTGCTCTCGCGCCCCGAGCAGGCCGTGATCCTGCCGAACCTCGCCGCCGGCTGCTCGATGGCCGACATGGCCGACGAGTCGAGCGTCGAGGAATGCTGGGAGCAGCTCACCGAGGTCTACGGCGACCTCGACACCCCCGGCGCCGACGGCCGGCTGCCGATCATCCCGGTCACCTACATGAACTCGTCGGCGGCATTGAAGGGCTTCGTCGGCCGCCACGGCGGCATCGTCTGCACATCGTCCAACGCCCGCACCGTGCTCGAGTGGGCGTTCGAACGCGGCGAGCGGGTGCTGTTCTTCCCCGACCAGCACCTCGGCCGGAACACCGCCAAGGCCATGGGCGTGCCGCTCGAGCAGATGCCGATGTGGAACCCCCGGCGACCGCTCGGCGGCAACACCACCGAGGCGCTGGCCGACGCCCGGGTCGTCCTCTGGCACGGGTTCTGCTCGGTGCACCGCCGCTTCACGGTCGACCAGATCGCGCAAGCGCGCGCCGAGCACCCGGGCGTGCGCGTGATCGTGCACCCCGAGTGCCCGGCTCCGGTCGTCGATGCGGCGGATGCCTCGGGGTCGACCGATTTCATCGTGAAGGCGATCGCCGCGGCCCCGCCTGGCACGACGTTCGCGATCGGCACCGAGATCAATCTCGTGCAGCGGCTCGCGGCGGAGCATCCCGAACACACGATCTTCTGCCTCGACCCGGTGGTCTGCCCGTGCTCGACGATGTACCGCATCCACCCCGGCTACCTCGCCTGGGTGCTCGAGGAGCTCGTCGCCGGGCGCACCGTCAATCGCATCACCGTGCCCGCAGACGTCGCCGACCCGGCCCGGCTCGCACTCGAGCGCATGCTGGCGGCGAAGCCGCCGGTCGTGAACACCGCGGCGGCGAAGCCGCCAGTCGTGAACACCGCGGCCGCCGAGCCTCCGGCAGCCGTTCCGGGAGCCTGA
- a CDS encoding NUDIX hydrolase codes for MAAGVPRDAGAAARLAVSTVIFALSPDDERSRPNLRLPLVRRLREPDLDRWALPGGWLPHDEGLDQAAGRTLRETTGLTPKYLEQLYTFGAVDRSPGERVVSVVYWALVQSADVERAVADENVHWFDEDELPELAFDHRQIIDYALWRLRTKLEYSRIAHALLGETFTIAELRAVHEVVLRKRLDPANFRRTVEASGTLVDTGERRAGTRHRPPALYRFAPEPQMTAVLPTRGPAS; via the coding sequence ATGGCTGCAGGAGTCCCCCGCGACGCGGGCGCCGCCGCGCGCCTGGCGGTCTCCACGGTGATCTTCGCGCTGAGCCCCGACGACGAGCGATCGCGGCCGAACCTCCGGCTGCCGCTCGTGCGCCGGCTCCGCGAGCCCGACCTCGACCGGTGGGCACTGCCAGGCGGCTGGCTCCCCCACGACGAGGGACTCGACCAGGCCGCCGGCCGCACCCTGCGCGAGACCACGGGGCTGACGCCGAAGTACCTCGAGCAGCTCTACACGTTCGGCGCCGTCGACCGCTCCCCCGGCGAGCGCGTGGTCTCGGTCGTGTACTGGGCGCTCGTGCAGTCCGCCGACGTGGAGCGTGCCGTCGCCGACGAGAACGTGCACTGGTTCGATGAAGACGAGCTGCCCGAGCTCGCCTTCGACCACCGGCAGATCATCGACTACGCACTGTGGCGGCTCCGCACGAAGCTCGAGTACTCCCGGATCGCGCACGCGCTCCTCGGCGAGACGTTCACGATCGCCGAGCTGCGCGCCGTCCACGAGGTCGTGCTCAGGAAACGCCTCGACCCCGCGAACTTCCGGCGCACCGTCGAGGCATCCGGCACGCTCGTCGACACCGGCGAGCGCCGCGCCGGCACGCGGCATCGCCCGCCCGCGCTGTACCGGTTCGCTCCCGAACCCCAGATGACCGCCGTGCTCCCGACGAGAGGACCCGCATCATGA
- the gcvT gene encoding glycine cleavage system aminomethyltransferase GcvT — protein sequence MTASGPTTARLSPLDEVHRASGASFTDFAGWQMPVRYSSDLAEHHAVRERAGLFDLSHMGEIVVFGPEAGAALDAALAGKLSAIAEGQAKYSLLLNADGGIVDDLVVYRTGPDRFMVVANASNREVVAAALRERAASFDVEVFDESDDVALIALQGPDALEVLQETPGFGVEGPGNDDEDFDARIADLKYYRAFAATYEDQPLLVARTGYTGEDGFELYLAPDRAPGLWQALRETGGSRVVPCGLASRDTLRLEAGMPLYGQELTTDTLPVQAGLGRVVALSKDGDFVGRAAVERGPGAEAPVLVGLTAEGRRAPRSGYEVYDGEGADATRVGAVTSGALSPSLGHPVAMAYVAPELAVAGSRLFVDVRGTRVPATVVDLPFYRRPD from the coding sequence GTGACTGCATCCGGCCCAACCACCGCACGGCTCAGCCCGCTCGACGAGGTGCACCGCGCCTCCGGCGCCTCCTTCACCGACTTCGCCGGCTGGCAGATGCCCGTCCGATACTCGTCGGACCTCGCCGAGCATCATGCGGTGCGCGAGCGGGCCGGGCTGTTCGACCTCTCGCACATGGGCGAGATCGTGGTGTTCGGTCCCGAGGCGGGTGCCGCGCTCGACGCCGCGCTCGCTGGCAAGCTGTCCGCGATCGCCGAGGGGCAGGCGAAGTACTCGCTGCTGCTGAACGCCGACGGCGGCATCGTCGACGACCTCGTCGTCTATCGCACGGGTCCTGACCGGTTCATGGTCGTCGCGAACGCGTCCAACCGCGAGGTGGTCGCCGCCGCGCTCCGCGAGCGCGCCGCGTCCTTCGACGTCGAGGTATTCGACGAGAGCGACGACGTCGCGCTCATCGCGCTGCAGGGCCCGGACGCCCTCGAGGTGCTCCAGGAGACGCCGGGCTTCGGCGTCGAGGGCCCCGGCAACGACGACGAGGACTTCGACGCGCGCATCGCCGACCTCAAGTACTACCGGGCCTTCGCCGCGACCTACGAGGACCAGCCGCTGCTCGTCGCCCGGACCGGCTACACGGGCGAGGACGGCTTCGAGCTGTACCTGGCGCCCGATCGCGCCCCGGGCCTCTGGCAGGCGCTGCGCGAGACCGGCGGCTCCCGCGTCGTCCCGTGCGGGCTCGCGAGTCGCGACACGCTCCGGCTCGAGGCGGGCATGCCGCTCTACGGTCAGGAGCTCACGACCGACACCCTCCCCGTCCAGGCCGGGCTCGGCCGCGTCGTCGCGCTGTCGAAGGACGGCGACTTCGTCGGCCGCGCGGCGGTCGAGCGCGGGCCGGGCGCCGAGGCGCCGGTCCTCGTCGGCCTGACCGCGGAGGGGCGTCGCGCCCCGCGCTCCGGCTACGAGGTCTACGACGGCGAAGGGGCGGATGCCACGCGCGTCGGCGCCGTCACGTCGGGGGCGCTCTCGCCGTCGCTCGGACACCCCGTCGCCATGGCGTACGTCGCGCCGGAGCTGGCCGTGGCCGGCTCCCGGCTCTTCGTCGACGTGCGTGGCACGCGCGTGCCGGCCACCGTCGTCGATCTGCCCTTCTACCGCCGCCCTGATTGA
- the gcvH gene encoding glycine cleavage system protein GcvH produces MTDVTTLQYTEEHEWVLVDGDTAVIGITDYAAEKLGDVVYVDLPAAGTAVSAGTVIGEIESTKSVGELFAPVDGEVVEANQAVIDTPELVNSDPFGEGWLIKVKAAELPAMLSHAEYRALVGE; encoded by the coding sequence ATGACCGATGTGACCACCCTGCAGTACACCGAAGAGCACGAGTGGGTGCTGGTCGACGGCGACACCGCCGTGATCGGCATCACCGACTACGCGGCCGAGAAGCTCGGCGACGTCGTCTACGTCGACCTGCCCGCGGCCGGCACCGCCGTCAGTGCCGGCACGGTCATCGGCGAGATCGAGTCGACGAAGTCCGTGGGCGAGCTGTTCGCACCCGTCGACGGCGAGGTCGTCGAGGCGAACCAGGCCGTGATCGACACGCCCGAGCTGGTGAACAGCGACCCGTTCGGCGAGGGCTGGCTGATCAAGGTCAAGGCGGCCGAGCTGCCCGCCATGCTCAGCCACGCCGAGTACCGCGCTCTGGTCGGCGAGTAA